TTCCCAGCTGCCTGTGCCTGGCTTGAGGGCCAAGCGAGGGCCTAGTGATGAGAATCAGCCTCCAACCGAACAGGTGAGATGCGACAGGCAGATGTGAAAGGTGGTTTCTTGACCCACTTCATTTTCTTGTtctccagggctctgctcccaaTAACTGTCTCCTCTCTTCCCGTCCCACTAGAAACGTGCCCGAAGGCTTCCCGTACCAACCAGGAGGGTGGCAGCCTCCATCGCTGCCACTTGTTCCAAGCCTTCGACAGCAGCTGCAATACCTAAGACTCAAAGAGCAGGTGAGCTCTTGGGAAGGGTGTGTGCTAGGACTGGTGGGTATATTTGCTTGCAGGATGCAGGGACCTTTGTGTTCATGAGAACAGGGAGCTGACACAAGGGGTCAGATGTTTCACTGCTAATGATGATGCTTCATGTCCACCACAGGCCGCCGGGCTTCGCTCCGACCAGGACTGACCATCCCAGCAGCCTCAGTTGCAGGTATTTGTGGGACTGGGGCTTTCACTCTGAGGGGAGACTCCTTGTGACCTGGTGCCACTTGCCAAACCCAGCACTGTGATCCAGAGCTCTGTGGGACCCAGTACTGGGAAGACTGTTGGTGGGTGATACTTGCTAGAGAGCTGAGCACCCTCTGCCAACTGGAAGCCCCAGGCCTAGTCTCCCTTAGGGCCCTCTCCATGGGGAGCTATGAGCCTTATACTCAGCTCAGCTGCGTTTCTCTGTCAAACCCAATACTCCTGAATGCCACAATTGAACATTTCCCCCAAATTTTGGAACAGATCAAGGCAACAGTGGTCAGAACCCTAGTGACTTTGGGGGAAACCAGAAAACtgaaagcggggggggggatgtAGGGTGTAAGGCCTATGGAGTCCCTGCCATTGTTTTGGCATAGCCACATCCTTTAGCACCTCTGGAATTGCCTACAGATCAAACTGCTGGTTGTGGGTGTGACCCATGGTGCCTGgtgcagccctcactggaaatgccaaggtcagggcaggtgGCAAAGGGGAGAGCAGATgctcccaagactggtgggtaacactgaagttaaactccccaagcagtcacaaactgtgctgctgctccctcggctatcaagaagcaaaaaacaaaacaataaaaggggggctgtgtgatttccttattgcattccagttctctggctcccaatcagcatctaggtccagtacagtgagaagttatatgctcacatatacaaaatgttcttctgaccctgAAGGGTCAGCCACGTCACCAGGTCAGTATGGgattggatcttacccaaaatactgCGCTGTCAGCCAGTCCTTTATAATAAacagaacaagaagagagatggTAAAGTAGTCACATAGGTACAAATACTTTAAAGTTCATAtatcaggttcctagcagtattggtgagtttgctggcttgaaagtccctctggaatacatccacagcttggatgcgtcattcagtcctttattcggagcttcagtttgtagtaAAGTTCTTCCAGAGGTaaaaagcaggattgaagacaaaatggagaagatgcagctgtctTTTATAGTATTTTGTCATGCGGCCTGTGCTTCCAatgtttcaaacacaagctgcccaacACATGGCTTGGAAGCCTTTTCTGTCCATgggcatgccttgctgagtcagaaGGTGTATCCTctgtcttctctcaatgggtcagttgtatagcagatggtccttaatgggccatcatgCTGATTCCAAACTGTctggggggtgtcacccagaagcatagcccaagtttaaaatacagacatgcatacatatctataactcataatacaaaagGTGATCCaaatatataaacaagattatcatatcTGGCAAATCATACttttgcagatatcttacatggTATATCTGCCATAACTCATTACCAATAGTGTAAAATTGCATTCATAGTATCCTAAAGTGTCCCCCAGATTCTATACAGCGTCACAGTGAGCACCCATGAACCCCTTCCTGCCTAGTGCTACTCCATCTCATCTCTGTTCCTGCTCCCAATAACTTACACCCTGAGTATCTCCCAGATGGACAGAAGACAAATAATGGAGGGGTTTGACAATGAAGTGGGCATTTTTTGTGATATTTTTGATTCCTCTGTATGCCTtggtttcctactgtattttgcattgctATTCGGTGGGTGCAAAAGGATTAGAAAGATGCTCTTGTGGAAAAGAAGGAGACGTGAGGTGTTGCCACATGATTATCTGGGGTGGAATGAATGGGTCCTTAAAGGACTGGTTAAACCCGATCCATATCAATGGTGGATGCGCCAAGACAACAGGAGCCCCAAGAACTGAACAATTGACACTTATCCACCGGAATCTCCAGCAGGCGGAATATGTGATCTCCTCATGGGTCGATCTCTTGGGGATAAGAGTTGGCTGTTGGAAGAAACTGTGCAGCCCTCACCTGTGGCTAGGGACAGCCAAGTTGGCTTTGATGAGAGCCTGGATCTAGGGATCCCTGGCCTGGCAGTAGCCAGGTTGAACTCTGCCTTAGTAAAAAGGCTAATGTAAGGATTTACAGATTATGGGGGAGGTGGGTATCTAATACATTATCTCATTATGGTAAGGCTGCCTGCTGTCACTGGAAATACTCACTGAAAGCATTGCACCCTGAAGGGGTATAGTACAAGTCTCCCATGGGAGTCTGGCTTGGCTGAATTCAGTGTAGTGAGCCACAGAAGCCCAGACCTGGTCCatactaggaaattaggttgtctaactacattgctcaaaggtgtgaaaaatccaccccccaaaGCGATGCAGtaaaactgacctaaccccccaatgtagacagtgctcggctgatgggagaattctcctgttcacatagctactgcctctcaggctGTGGTGTACCTATAGCAAGGGGAGAACCTCTCCTGTCACTGAAGCACTACACTggcgcagctgcagcattttaagtgttgaCAAGTCCCCTGTTTTGGATTCTTGGAGGCCATGGCCTGTCCCTGTAGAAGGGTGTGTGGGTCCTTAGGGCCTAGCACACTAAAGGGTTACTCCAAAGGGACCGGTTACAGGCTGGAGTATAGACCAGACCCTGTGGCTGCCTGACAGGTGGTAGCAGAGAGTCAGCTACTGAATGGTTTCAGGGACTATATTGTCAATTTGCCAAGTGCCATGTTCTGTCCTTGGGGCTCCCAGTGTTTTGGCTCATCCTCCATTGGTATGGGtcagttccagccagtcctttaaCACCCATCTGTTCCACACCAGCCAGTTACATGACACAACACCTCCcatctcctgctctgccccaagagcAGCTTTTGAATTATTTTGCAACTGCTGGCTAGCAATGTAAAGTACAgaagtaaactgaggcacacaagaatcataaaaatattacagaaaattcctgtTTTGTCATGGGGTGCATACAGCCTCTGCAATGGGGAAAGAGGGGATTGGGGACACCTACAGAGCCATTGCAATGGAGGGAGAATAGGCAAACAGCCCCTGCCGTGGGGGTGAGAATGGGGGGGGATGACACCTAAAAATGGGAGGCACACAACCCCTTGTGATAATAGTGGGAAGGGGGCACGCATAACTCTGTGAGTTGCATGGAGTTCTGAAAAGAGGAGGATGGGAGGGTGAACAGAAAGATGCAAGGACGCCTGGGGCATGCCGGACCTCAGCATACAAGAGCTATGAAGTGTGGACCCCCTAGTTTACAAAAATGTTCAGTGTGTCCTGTTTCCTTGCACACAGCAGGCATTTTCCTTGCTCAGAGTTTCCAAGTCTGCCCCTCCAGTCAGCTCTCTGTTTCCTCTCACAGCCACTCTCACAACTGCTTGACCCCATGATTTGCTGTGAAGGAGTGGGAATTATTCATAATATTTTGGATGAAtattgtgtgtgcctcagtttcccctatgtggtGTGTAGTTAACtaggtcagggggtgggggaggaggaaagattgTTTACTCTTTGCCCCAATCCAGAGATACAGGTGGGACCAACGCCTAGCTGGCTGGGTACCCATGCCCATGGAGAGTCTCAGAAGACAATGGCCACTCCAGTTATTGGCACCTAGCAACAAACAACCATGGATGGCCCACCCTCCTTAGGAAGCCAGCTGGTGGACAAAGGACTAGAGAGCAGCCAGGTGGGGTTGTTAAGTGTGGGCTGCTGGAGGCAGGAAAGAACCTTCTGGACTGGGATCAAAGAGGAGTTAGAGGGCTCTGGACGGATCCAGATCCACCTGGCTGTAACTTTCCATTGTCTGTGTTAACTAAAGACTTGCTACGCTGTGTTACAGACATCTAATAAACCTTTCTGCTTTTAcactgctggctgagagtcacctTAGATCAAGGGAGCTGGAGGTGCAGTGCTCCCTTTGAGGGTGCAAGTCTTCCCCGGGTGTCCAACTCAGGTGGAGTCGCTATGGGGCACTCACAGCGGGAAGGAGGGATGCTGAAGGCTCTGAGGTTTGGGTCCGGAGGCAGTGAAGCCAAGAGGCCTACCCTAGTGAGTGAGAGACCCTAAGGAGGCTGACTCACTGAAGGGGTCCTCGCAGGGACTGTTCAAGAGCACGGGCCTGTAGTTCCATGACACGtgctctcccctttccctccGCAGATGTCGTCAGGAGGCCGGTGCCTGTGGCAGCAGCTCCAAAGATGGGTAAGGCGGCAGCAGGAGGGGCTTGGTGTCAAGAAGGGCTGAAgccagggatggggagagggatagcccTGCTGGCTCCAGCCTCATCTGcctctccctttctccccacagcagcccctgccctAGCTGCAGGGAATGATGGGAAAAAGCGGGCTGCCTGGGACCTGAAGGGCCAGTTGAGTGATATGCGGACCAAGGTGAGCAGCTACAAGGACAAGGTGCAGAGACTGGATGGGGAGAATCAGCAGCTCAAGAGGCAGCTGCAGGAGCAGGTGGTTCAGAACCGGGAACTGAGCAGCCAAGTCAGGTGAGAAGCCAGagggctgagggagagggatCCTAGTTGTTCTGGTTGGGGGGGAATGACTCCTGCCCTATCTCACCCTGCCCCTACTTCTGTAGCACACTAAGCTCCGCGCTGCACACTTGCCAGGAGCAGGCACATCAGAGGCTCCACGAGGTGATGGAGCTGTCAGACCTGAAGCAGCAACTGGAGGAGCAGGTCACCAGCCACAGCAGGACCATCGGGCAGCTAGAGGGGACCAAGCGGGACCTGTCATCCCTGCTGGAGACCAGAGAGGTGTGTCTTGATCctgggaaggggggagatgtgatgtTAACCTCCCTCACTGGATCCAGAGCCGGGCCGATCCAGGTCATGTGGCTGGGGCCCGGAAAAAAGCTCAGCTCTTTAGTGGCATGTTCTGTGGTGCCTGTACTAGGATCTCCCATAACATGCTGTACCCTTAACCCAGCTGTGCCCTGTCAGATTCCTGTTCAGTAGACAGGTTATGTACCCATTGGGTCATCTGCATGCTCTACTGAGAGGAACCAAGCCTTACGCAGCAGGTGCTGCAGCTTCCATGCATGGGCTCAATCTGCACCTCCTAGACACAAGCTTTGTTTCCTATAGCAACAGCTCAACCTTATGAAGGCTTTACATAGACTTGCTGGGACAACATTGTGCTCTGCTCCAGTCTCCTGGAAATTCCCCTATTGCCAATGTCACAACCCCACCTTGCTTTCAGGACTTAGTCCTGTGTCTGGCTGTTCTGCTTTAGTTATTGCCTTGCTGAGAGTGCTGCATCTCCGTAAAACGACTGCTGTCCTTGCAGGGTGTTTCAAAGGAACCTTTCCCCAGTAttcaggcacccaactcccttttAAAATCCCGGCCCTAATGTTGGGCCTCTTTGATTCACTTGCACTGCAAACAAGCACTGCTTTCTGCACCGTCGCATGCATTTCCCCCAACAGCTTTGCTTTGACCAGGTTATCAGCTACACTCCATGTCTAGCAAGTCTGTCAGTTACCAGCTGGGAGTCACACGCGCTGGCTTGACCCATGGCGTGTGACATGGTCTGTTGTCTCTCCTGGTGggggcctggggtggggtgtgtatTGTGGTATCCCAAGAACTCCAAGCAAGTCTCTAGCAGTAATCCCTAACTCCTGGTCCTGCTCCAGGTGAAGCTAAAGCTGGCAGAGGAGGGCCTGGCCCAGAGGGAGTGTGAGAACAAGGAGTTGAGAGGCCAGGTGGCAGCCCAGCTGCAGGTCATGACCCAGCAGGAGGAGCGGTTGCACCACCTGGAGATGGAGAGGAGGAGGCTGCACAACCTGGTGCAGGAGCTCAAGGTGACAGGAGGCTCTCATTCTGCCCCACcgcagggtgtggagggggtggggctgggaattagGGCAGGACAccaggcaggagggtgggggtgagggctagAAGAAGATGGGATTGGGAGGGACAGCTGGGGAGATCTGGGGCCAGCCTTCCCCGCTCTGGACTGACACATCTCCTGTCCCCAGGGTAACATCCGTGTGTTCTGCCGTGTGCGCCCCCTGCTAGCCTGGGAGAAGGAGAGGCAGAAGGGACTGGAGCACCTGCACTTCCCCCTGCAGGACAACAAGGCCCTGGTGCTCTCCAAAGTGGAGGAGGTGAGTCCAGGGACTGGGGCACAGCTAGCCCTGTCTTTGTGATGGGCCATACATTGACCCTGGCTGTGCATTGGCTGATATTCAAGGCCATTCAGTGCAGTAAGTGTTTGGACATGGCAATAGTGTGGTTAAGTTGGGGAACACTGGTGCAATCTACAACTTGCACACTACACAGGCACGAGTCTTGGGCAATTCCCCCTGCAGGGATTCCAAGTCAGCCACCTCAGCCCCAAGCCAAGGAGTGGCTGACTCTGCTTCTGACTTGCTGCTGCTTAAACGTAGGGCCCCTGTGCTTGGAGCCTCGGAAACCTTGCTAGCACCTCACAGCCCAGCTGGGCCTGCTGCCTTGAGACCAGCCTTCTCACACCTCCAGGGGCTAGCATTTTTCTGAGCAGCAGGCCAGAGATCTGTGCGCATGAACATGTGAAGGGGGTGCACAGACATTCATGCTTGAGATTCCCAGTGACAGAGAGTTCCTGCTGCAATGCCCTCGGGGCAGTGCTTCCCGTGGCCAGTTCCTTCCCTATTAACAACTTGCATCTTATCTGtagcctgaatttgtctggcttcagctcccagccactggttTCTCCTTCTGCCTCTGTCTGGTAGCTTAGAGCCTTCTGCTCTCAAATTTGTCCATATGTGTAAGTGGAGACCATGATCAAATCTCCACTGAGCCTTCTCTTCAATAAGCTGAATAGAGGGAGCTCCTTCAGTCTCTTACTGAGGCAGGTTTTCCAGCCTTCAAATCTTGTagcttttctctgaacctttcccagtttttcatcATCCTTTTGAAGTGTGGCTGCCAGATCTGTACAGTGTGTCCAGTAACAGCCACAGATGCTGCATGGAGAGGCGATTAACCTCATCCCTTGCCCCCCCAATTTCCTGGCAGCATGTTAGAAACCTGGGGCCTTCTCTGAAGGGTTTGTTAATCTCAAACTCAGCTGAGCAACCAAGTAGTTCCATTAGCGGCTTGCACTCACCAGTGTTGAATCTTCCCTGCCATTGAGCCGCCCCTTCACCCTGCCTGGCTTGGCTCCTCTGCAGGTCCTCATGGCCCCTTCTTGCCTTAAAGAATCCTCTGCAATCACTGCCCCTCATTCCCACTCTGGGGACTTCGCATCAGAGGTGCAGAGGTGGCTGTCAATTCCCCCAGCCCAGGCCTGGGGTCCTGGGAATGAGTCCTATAGTCTGACCCAcatgtctgtctctccccccagtcCCACGTTGGACGTGACCGCAAAGGCGATGTGAAATACGATTTCAGCTTTGACCGGGTGTTCTCCCCTGCCTGCTCCCAGGAGGAGGTGTTTGAAGAGATTGCGCTGTTGGTGCAGGTACAGAGTGGGGCACAGGACTTGGGTGTTTGGGAATCTGGGGGTTACCCCCATAGTGaccacttcctcctccctccctgcagtccGCTCTGGATGGGTACCATGTCTGCATCTTTGCCTATGGGCAGACAGGCAGTGGTAAGACCTATACCATGGAGGGGCCGGACGACATGAGCCCCGAGACTATGGGCATGATTCCTCGGGCCGTGCAGcaggtcttccagggggcacgGGAACTGGAGCCCAAGGGCTGGCAGGTGAGTGAGCATCCCATTCTGCCCTTCATGCCTGCCCCCAATCCTGTGGCTCTGGCAGCATACCTATTCCTCCCACACTCTCATGGTTCTGATGTTGTTTCTGTCTCCCACACACATCCCAGTACTGTTTCACGGCCAACTTTCTGGAGATCTACAATGAGTCGCTGCGGGACCTGCTGGTGGGGCGGCCAGAGCGGGGTGCCGAACTGGAGATCAAGCGGGTCAGCCAGAGCAGTGAGGAGCTGCATGTTCCCAACCTGCGCTATGTGcctgtggactctgaggatgaggTGAGCTGAGATGTGGGTGTGCTGGAGCCGGTGGGCTTAGGAGCTGTACTGACCCCACCAACACACCCTGCATTCCCCAGGTGCTGAAGCTACTGCGAACGGCCAAGGCCAACCGCTCCGTGGCGAAGACGGCTCTGAACGACCGCTCCTCCCGCAGCCACAGCCTTTTCCAGCTGCGCATTGAGGGCTGGAACCGGAGCCGGGACCTGCACAGTGTCTGTGAGTGTGGCAGGTGGTGGCTGGGGCTGCCAGAGAATAACtggaaggcagggctgggggagcattGGTTGCTAGGACCACCTGTGGTGCGGCTGCCCTGCCATTTGTGGGAGAGCTGGGTGAGGTGCCCTCTCCCAGACCTTTCTCATATCCGTTCCCTCTCCCTTCGCTGCAGCGGTGCTAAGCCTGGTGGACCTGGCAGGCAGCGAGCGGCTGGACAAGTCCTTCTCGAAGGGGGAGCGGTTGAGGGAGACCCAAGCCATTAACACTAGCCTCTCTACCCTGGGGCTGGTCATCATGGCGCTTTCCAACAAGGTAACAGCTAGGACACCCCATGCCCCATTATCAGCAgtctcttcccctctttccccaggGCCAGTGGTCATAGTGCTGTAGGCAATGTAACATACCACCTGCATGcacctcactgccccctccctctcccccagcccttctcTGCCTGGTATTGGGGAGCCACAGTGAGGCCGGGGGCTGTCTGAGATAGATGTTATGAAATCTCCCTGCCCAGGGGTCCCAACATGGCCCCTTCTCATGGACTGTGGGGAGCTGACTCCTGTCTTCCCACTCTGCAGGAGCCCCACATACCCTACAGGAACAGCAAGCTCACCTACCTGCTGCAGAACTCGCTGGGGGGCAACTCTAAGATGTGAGTAACAATGGGGGGGGGCAGTAGGAATAgtaggagtggggaggagggatgaggtGAAGATGTATGGAGAAGGATATAGCACCAAGGTGGAGGGCAGGGCTATGGGACACACTGTATGGACAGAGAGTGGAGGGAGTCTAAGAGTTAGAGAATGTGCAGGGACACcaggtgctgggggtggtgccagaaGAGTGCTTCTGCAGGCCCCTCTAACCTCTGTTCCTCCTCTTTCCAATGCCCCCAGGCTGATGTTTGTGAACATCTCCCCGCTGGAGGAGAACTTGTCAGAGTCCCTGAACTCCCTGCGCTTTGCCAGCAAAGTAAGTGACTGACTGGTGCGTGGCTCAGGCAGATGGAAGGGGGTTGCCCATGTTACAATGCTGCAGCTTCCCGCTCAACTCCATCTCTCCCCCTTCCAGGTGAACGAGTGCGTCATCGGAACAGCGCAGGCCAACAGGAAGTGAGGGGTGCCACCATCCTGGCTTGGCTGCAGGGTGCGTCTGGAGCCCTGTGGGAGCAATGCTTTCTGCACCGACCAGGGCTGTGGGGTGATGTGTGTGAGGCTCATCTTGTGTCTTGTTTTTAATACTGGTATGGACTCAGCATGAA
The window above is part of the Chrysemys picta bellii isolate R12L10 chromosome 12, ASM1138683v2, whole genome shotgun sequence genome. Proteins encoded here:
- the KIFC1 gene encoding kinesin-like protein KIFC1: MEQKGNADGWQVPLAGKALSQLPVPGLRAKRGPSDENQPPTEQKRARRLPVPTRRVAASIAATCSKPSTAAAIPKTQRAGRRASLRPGLTIPAASVADVVRRPVPVAAAPKMAAPALAAGNDGKKRAAWDLKGQLSDMRTKVSSYKDKVQRLDGENQQLKRQLQEQVVQNRELSSQVSTLSSALHTCQEQAHQRLHEVMELSDLKQQLEEQVTSHSRTIGQLEGTKRDLSSLLETREVKLKLAEEGLAQRECENKELRGQVAAQLQVMTQQEERLHHLEMERRRLHNLVQELKGNIRVFCRVRPLLAWEKERQKGLEHLHFPLQDNKALVLSKVEESHVGRDRKGDVKYDFSFDRVFSPACSQEEVFEEIALLVQSALDGYHVCIFAYGQTGSGKTYTMEGPDDMSPETMGMIPRAVQQVFQGARELEPKGWQYCFTANFLEIYNESLRDLLVGRPERGAELEIKRVSQSSEELHVPNLRYVPVDSEDEVLKLLRTAKANRSVAKTALNDRSSRSHSLFQLRIEGWNRSRDLHSVSVLSLVDLAGSERLDKSFSKGERLRETQAINTSLSTLGLVIMALSNKEPHIPYRNSKLTYLLQNSLGGNSKMLMFVNISPLEENLSESLNSLRFASKVNECVIGTAQANRK